The Bifidobacteriaceae bacterium DNA window GCCTTCGGCGCCGGTCGGCTCGTCCCCGCCGCCGGCGCCGCCCGGCCCGTCAGCGGCGGCGCCATTGCCGCCGCCGTTCCCTCCGCTGCTAGCGCCGGGGCCGCCGGAACCTCCGCCGGACGTGCCAGCCGGGTCGGAGTTGTTCGCGGTCTGCTCCGGTGGGACGTTCTTCGCCCCACCGGTGCCGGCGGTGCATTGGGCAGCCCCCTGGCGGTCGCACTCGGACGGGAAGGGTGCGTTCTTGGCCAGGGCGTTGCCGTTCGGATCGGACGGGTCGAGGGTCGGGTTGTGGCACGCGGCGATCCCCTTGACCGCCGGGTCGCCACCTGGAATCTTCTCAATCTGGGCCTGGCCCGCCAGGACCAGGTTGACGGGCAGCGGCGAATAGCCCAGGGTTTCGGCCTGCTGCTGGCCTTCGCACAGGAAATAGGCCCCGAAGTCCGCCAGGGTCAGCCCTTTGTCTTCAGAGAAACCGGATTCGATCGCGGTCGGCAAAATGATGTACGAGTAGCTGGACAGCGGATAAGCCCGCTTATCCGGGTTGGTGTACACGTCTCGCAGATCCTGGGTCAGGTAATCCGGCGAGGACGCGTCCTCGTTGATGCGCGCGTTCAGAAGCGCCACCGCCACGTTGGAGGCGGTCGGCTCCGCGTAGTAACCCGCCCTGTTCAGCACCTTCGCCACAGGGAAGCCCGCGTTCAGCGCGTACGAGTACTCCACGAACGTGATCGACCCGACCGCGTGGGACTGGGCCACATAACCGGACACGCCGTTCGACCCGGACCGCGACACGAACCCGCTGCCCGGCACCACCGGGTAGTTCGAGGTCACCCCGCAATGACCGTTCACCATTGGCCGGCCCACCTTCCCGCAGTAGGCGTCCCAGATCGCGGTGTGCTCTTGGCGCAGCCAGATGGACACCTGCGCCGTCGCGCCGGACCCGTCCGACCTGACCACCGGCACAATCGGGAGGGAAGGCAACGCCAAAGCCGGATTGTCCGCCTTGATCGCCGGGTCGTCCCACCGGGTGATCACGCCCGTGAAAACCTTCGCGATCACCGCGCCGGAGAGCCTGAGGTTGGTCACCCGCTTCCCCGCGATCTGCAGGTTGTACATGAACGCCGTCCCGCCCGCCACGATCGGCATGTAGGCGAAGCTCCGGTTCGGGCGCGCGTCGCCCTCGTTCGAGTTCGCGATCGCGTACGGGATCTCCGAGACGCCGAAGTCCGCCGTGCCATACGCGAAGTCGTTGCGCCCCTGCGTGGAGCCCGACTCGGTGTAATCGATCTTCCACTGGTAGTTGGCCCACACGTTCTTTATCCACTGCTGCAACGCGTTCGCGGACCACGTTGACCCCGACCCGGTGATCGGCGCGTGCACCCGCCCCACCGCCAGCGCCGGGGTGGCCAGCCCCAGCCCGCCGCCAACCAGGAGCACGATGCCGACCATCGCCACCGCGCAACGCCGCCCGCCCCAGCCCCACGGCCGGCGCGGGGCTGGGTCTGTGGCGCGCTCGACTCCCTTGTTCCCGGAGGCGGCCCGGCCGCCGGCGGCCGGCGCTCCCGCCGGCTGCGCCGTTTTGGGGGACCCTGGGCGGATGGGGGGATTCATCGGGGACCTCCCCTCATGGTGCCGCCGGCGCCGGCCAGCCCGGCCGCGTCGAACTCGGCGTACGCCCTGTAGAGGTCGCGGGTGGCGAACCGTTGCGCGTCCCGCAGGGAGGCGGCCCGCGCCCGGCGCAGACCCCTGGGCGAGAGCAGCCCCGCGCCCTTGCCGCCCAACCAGCGCGCGGCCAGGAACAAGCCGAAAACCATTGCCATCAACACCGCCGCAGCGCCGAAACCGCGGGCGACTTGCGTTGGTTCTGGCGACTTGACCAGCGTGAACGTGGCGAACGGCAAGGACACCATTGGCCCCGAGAAGGGGTTGAAATTGAAATGGGAGGTGTAACCGGCGGTCAGCAGCACGGGAGAGGTTTCGCCAATTCCGCGCGCCGTCCCCAGCACCACCGCCGTCATCAACCCGGACTTGCTGGTCGGCAGAACCACATGCCAGATGGTCCGCCAGTGGCTCGCGCCAGTGGCCAGCGACGCCTCCTTCAACGTGGCCGGCACCAGCCGCAGCACCACATCCGCCGAGCGGATGATTATCGGCAAGATCATGATGGTCACCGCCAGGCTGGCCGCGAAGCCGGACTTGTTCAACCCGAACGCGAGCACATAGGTCGCGTAGATGAACAAACCGCAGATGATGGACGGCAACGCCGTCATGGCCTCCACCACCGTCCGCACCACCCGCGCGAACGGCGAGGGGAACTCCGCCATGAAAACCGCGCAGACCAGCCCCAACGGGATGGAGATCGCCAACGCGAACGTGATCATGATGAGCGTGCCGACCGCGCCGTGCGCCATGCCGCCAAGCGTCAACGGGTCCAGCGGGCCCGCCATCGACATGTCCTCGGTCCAGAAGTTCGCGTGCGTGAACGCGACGGCCCCGCGCGCCAGCGTGAACACCACCACCACGGCCAGCGCCAGCATCAGCACGATCGCCGCCGAATGGATGAACACGCCCGCCACCCGGTCGGTGACGGTGACCCGGCCCTCGTCCAAGGCGATCAGGGCCACGAAGAAGACCAAGAAGGCCAGGTACGCGGTCAACGTGAACGCGAGCGGACCGGCCGCCGGGATCACTTGCGTGAAGAGCCACCCGGTCAGGGCGAGCGCGGCGGCCGCCGCGCCCACAATCCTGAGCACGTCCTCCCGCCTGATCCTGGCCAGGTTGCGGCGGGCCTCCGGCCGTTCCGGCCCGGTGCCGACGGGCTCCTCGGCCAACAGGACGGTGCGCGGGTAAAGCTCCGGCGTTAGCGGCCGCCGCTGCACCGGCCCGGCCGGCCGCGGCGTTGCCGCCGCTGGCGCGATCACCGTGCCGGCCTCGGCCGGCGCGGGCAGCGGCTCGGTCCGGTCGGGTGAGCCGAACCCTCCTGGCGCTTCGTGGGGAGGCGGGGCGGACGGCATCGGCGGATTGGCTGGCCTGGCCGCGGGGCTGGGGATGGTGGTCATCGCGGGGGCCTCAACTCGACTCGCCGGAACGGGAGCGCTGGATGATGATCCCGGCGCCGAAGTTCACCACCATGGTGATCGCGAACAACGCCAGTCCGGCTGCCATCAGGCCGGACAACTCGAAGCCGGACGCCTCGCCGTAACGCAGCGCGATCAGCGAGGAGATCGAATTCGTGCCGGTCGACAAGACCTGCCAGTT harbors:
- a CDS encoding phosphate ABC transporter substrate-binding protein PstS — its product is MNPPIRPGSPKTAQPAGAPAAGGRAASGNKGVERATDPAPRRPWGWGGRRCAVAMVGIVLLVGGGLGLATPALAVGRVHAPITGSGSTWSANALQQWIKNVWANYQWKIDYTESGSTQGRNDFAYGTADFGVSEIPYAIANSNEGDARPNRSFAYMPIVAGGTAFMYNLQIAGKRVTNLRLSGAVIAKVFTGVITRWDDPAIKADNPALALPSLPIVPVVRSDGSGATAQVSIWLRQEHTAIWDAYCGKVGRPMVNGHCGVTSNYPVVPGSGFVSRSGSNGVSGYVAQSHAVGSITFVEYSYALNAGFPVAKVLNRAGYYAEPTASNVAVALLNARINEDASSPDYLTQDLRDVYTNPDKRAYPLSSYSYIILPTAIESGFSEDKGLTLADFGAYFLCEGQQQAETLGYSPLPVNLVLAGQAQIEKIPGGDPAVKGIAACHNPTLDPSDPNGNALAKNAPFPSECDRQGAAQCTAGTGGAKNVPPEQTANNSDPAGTSGGGSGGPGASSGGNGGGNGAAADGPGGAGGGDEPTGAEGQQDGTALSGDADVVALDQADPVLAMAAASPQSIPAPAANTAAQLVMLAAGAGVLAATVLPPLLGKRGPRRKRPKLGKVAAARAAAPAGPAPARHPGVDTPTGGSARPVTAWREASES
- the pstA gene encoding phosphate ABC transporter permease PstA; the protein is MTTIPSPAARPANPPMPSAPPPHEAPGGFGSPDRTEPLPAPAEAGTVIAPAAATPRPAGPVQRRPLTPELYPRTVLLAEEPVGTGPERPEARRNLARIRREDVLRIVGAAAAALALTGWLFTQVIPAAGPLAFTLTAYLAFLVFFVALIALDEGRVTVTDRVAGVFIHSAAIVLMLALAVVVVFTLARGAVAFTHANFWTEDMSMAGPLDPLTLGGMAHGAVGTLIMITFALAISIPLGLVCAVFMAEFPSPFARVVRTVVEAMTALPSIICGLFIYATYVLAFGLNKSGFAASLAVTIMILPIIIRSADVVLRLVPATLKEASLATGASHWRTIWHVVLPTSKSGLMTAVVLGTARGIGETSPVLLTAGYTSHFNFNPFSGPMVSLPFATFTLVKSPEPTQVARGFGAAAVLMAMVFGLFLAARWLGGKGAGLLSPRGLRRARAASLRDAQRFATRDLYRAYAEFDAAGLAGAGGTMRGGPR